Proteins from a single region of Sphaerochaeta globosa str. Buddy:
- a CDS encoding ABC transporter permease — protein MNELMHAIAEHLSIVAVAMVFATIIGIALGVLSYWKRKLGSFIISLAEIIQTIPSLALLALLMIIFGLGDLTMGVALVLYALLPIIRNTYTSLTQLPPYIIDAARGMGMSRAQRLVKVEIPLSIPMIFGGIKVALVNSLSIAVMGVLIGSGGLGYIIYRGIQQRNMERILLGAIPVVVIALIFDWGMGKAEKRLQKHTR, from the coding sequence ATGAATGAACTAATGCATGCAATTGCAGAGCATCTGAGTATAGTAGCCGTAGCGATGGTGTTTGCAACCATCATCGGTATCGCACTGGGAGTCCTCTCCTATTGGAAACGAAAACTGGGAAGTTTCATCATCAGCCTTGCCGAGATTATCCAGACCATCCCATCGCTGGCTTTACTGGCCCTCCTGATGATCATTTTCGGTCTGGGAGATCTCACCATGGGGGTAGCTCTGGTGCTGTATGCACTGCTTCCCATCATCCGCAACACCTACACATCCCTGACCCAATTGCCACCCTATATCATCGATGCAGCACGGGGCATGGGTATGAGCAGGGCCCAGCGATTGGTGAAGGTGGAAATACCGCTTTCCATCCCCATGATCTTCGGAGGCATAAAAGTTGCTTTGGTCAATTCACTGTCCATCGCAGTAATGGGAGTCCTCATTGGAAGCGGGGGGTTGGGATACATAATCTACCGAGGTATCCAGCAACGCAACATGGAAAGGATTCTGCTCGGTGCAATTCCGGTGGTCGTCATAGCCCTCATTTTCGATTGGGGCATGGGAAAAGCAGAAAAACGACTTCAAAAACACACACGTTAA